A region from the Manihot esculenta cultivar AM560-2 chromosome 13, M.esculenta_v8, whole genome shotgun sequence genome encodes:
- the LOC110629322 gene encoding protein FAR1-RELATED SEQUENCE 5, with amino-acid sequence MDLVKEVSEVDSAVEVKTLSVEGDGILEPHVGMEFESEDAARRFYIEYARRVGFVVRIMQRRRSGIDGRTLARRLGCNKQGFSPNHKSTIGPDKKTRSSAREGCKATILVKMEKSGKWVVTRFEKDHNHPLVVTANGFSTTGDKDKKIEELTKELEHQEQLCAVYRERLLSFMNNVEEQTEELSSKIKVIIDNVRKVESEVQKFSNRR; translated from the exons A TGGATTTGGTTAAGGAAGTCAGTGAAGTTGACAGTGCTGTGGAAGTAAAAACACTTTCTGTAGAAGGAGATGGAATTCTAGAACCACATGTAGGTATGGAATTTGAATCTGAAGATGCTGCCAGGAGATTCTACATAGAGTATGCCAGAAGGGTAGGCTTTGTTGTGCGTATTATGCAACGGCGTCGTTCCGGGATTGATGGGAGAACCCTTGCTCGTCGACTTGGATGTAATAAACAGGGGTTCTCACCTAATCATAAGAGCACAATTGGACCAGATAAGAAAACAAGATCTAGTGCACGGGAAGGGTGCAAGGCAACCATCCTGGTGAAGATGGAAAAGTCTGGAAAATGGGTTGTTACAAGATTTGAAAAAGATCATAATCATCCTCTGGTTGTTACTGCTAACGGATTCAGTACAACG GGTGACAAAGATAAGAAAATTGAAGAACTAACTAAAGAGTTGGAGCATCAGGAGCAATTATGTGCAGTTTACAGAGAAAGGTTGCTTAGTTTTATGAATAATGTTGAGGAGCAAACTGAAGAACTGTCTTCAAAAATTAAAGTGATCATTGACAATGTGAGGAAAGTTGAATCTGAAGTGCAAAAGTTTTCCAACCGTAGATAG